The Chitinophaga caeni genome segment CGTCAATGCAAAAACGGAAATGGCACCTTTACCCATCATTACAACGATAGATAAGGCGATATTAATTAATGCATAATAACGCAACAATGTGTGCGGCGCTATCTTTTGCATCAAAGCCACCCCGATAAATCTACCCAATGTAAACAATAAGAATCCAATAGATAAAATAATCGCCGCATCCTTACTAGATAAACCGACCCAATATTCCGTTGCATAATTTAAGAATACTGCACCGACACAAACCTGCGCTGCTACGTAAAAAAACTGCGCGATTACACTCCAGATGAAATGGGGCTGTTTCGATAACGGGATATCGATCTTCTCCCCGCTGGTGCTTACTTCTGCCTGTTCTTGAATATCCGGTAATTTCGTTCTCATGAACAAGATAGCTAACAGCAAAACAATCACGCCGAGTATTACGTAAACGTATTGCACGGATGATAAATCGGCTTGTGCTGCGGCTGGGCTACCTTCTTCTTGGAAGAAAAAGAAGCCGCCGATATTCGAACCGATCAATGAACCCAGTCCATTGAAACATTGTGATAAAGTTAGCCTTCTTTCCGAAGTTGCAGGGCTGCCTAAAACAGTTACATAAGGATTGGCCCCGGTTTCTAAGAAAGATAATCCCGATGCCAACACGAAAATGGAAGCCAGGAATGCCAAGTAATTCAGGTAATGTGCCGAAGGATAAAATAAGAACGCGCCCGTAGCAAATAACAACAAACCGAGGATG includes the following:
- the fucP gene encoding L-fucose:H+ symporter permease, whose protein sequence is MAGGAPTSTFTSTDSTSKNSKYLFPLILVTSLFFMWGASYGLLDVLNKHFKEAMEVPQEKTYLIQLAYFGAYFIWAIPASIVMRRYSYKSGIILGLLLFATGAFLFYPSAHYLNYLAFLASIFVLASGLSFLETGANPYVTVLGSPATSERRLTLSQCFNGLGSLIGSNIGGFFFFQEEGSPAAAQADLSSVQYVYVILGVIVLLLAILFMRTKLPDIQEQAEVSTSGEKIDIPLSKQPHFIWSVIAQFFYVAAQVCVGAVFLNYATEYWVGLSSKDAAIILSIGFLLFTLGRFIGVALMQKIAPHTLLRYYALINIALSIVVMMGKGAISVFALTAIFFFMSIMFPTIFALGIKNLGTHTKRASSYLVMSIVGGALVPLLMGYVAKLTSTATGFIVPLVCFLAVYYFAASKYKVKTIAAH